In a genomic window of Physeter macrocephalus isolate SW-GA chromosome 14, ASM283717v5, whole genome shotgun sequence:
- the KCNJ16 gene encoding inward rectifier potassium channel 16, whose protein sequence is MSYYGSSYPIVNVDPKYPGYPQEHLLAEKRRARRRLLHKDGSCNVYFKHIFGEWGSYVVDIFTTLVDTKWRHMFVIFSLSYILSWLIFGSIFWLIAFHHGDLLNDPDITPCVDNVHSFTGAFLFSLETQTTIGYGYRCVTEECSVAVLMVILQSILSCIINTFIIGAALAKMATARKRAQTIRFSYFALIGMRDGKLCLMWRIGEFRPNHVVEGTVRAQLLRYTEDSEGRMTMAFKDLKLVNDQIILVTPVTIVHEIDHESPLYALDRKAVAKDNFEILVTFIYTGDSTGTSHQSRSSYVPREILWGHRFNDVLEVKRKYYKVNCLQFEGSVEVYAPFCSAKQLDWKDQQIHNVGKGPPAQGPGASDTKVRRRSFSAVAIVSSCENPEETTTPTTDECKEAPYQKALLTLNRISVESQM, encoded by the coding sequence ATGAGCTATTACGGCAGCAGCTACCCGATCGTGAACGTGGACCCCAAATACCCAGGCTACCCCCAGGAGCACCTTCTAGCCGAGAAGCGAAGAGCAAGGAGACGTCTCCTTCATAAAGACGGCAGCTGTAACGTGTACTTCAAGCACATTTTTGGAGAATGGGGCAGCTACGTGGTGGACATCTTCACCACCCTCGTAGACACCAAGTGGCGCCATATGTTTGTGATATTCTCTTTATCTTACATTCTCTCCTGGTTGATATTTGGCTCTATCTTTTGGCTGATAGCCTTTCATCACGGAGATCTGTTGAATGATCCCGACATCACGCCTTGTGTGGACAACGTCCATTCCTTCACGGGGGCGTTTTTATTCTCCCTGGAGACCCAAACCACCATCGGTTATGGTTACCGCTGTGTCACCGAGGAATGTTCTGTGGCCGTGCTCATGGTGATCCTTCAGTCCATCTTAAGCTGCATTATAAATACCTTCATCATTGGGGCTGCCTTGGCCAAAATGGCAACCGCCAGGAAGAGAGCCCAGACCATTCGGTTCAGCTACTTTGCCCTCATCGGCATGAGAGATGGGAAACTTTGCCTCATGTGGCGCATCGGTGAATTCCGCCCCAACCACGTGGTAGAAGGCACGGTCAGGGCCCAGCTTCTCCGCTACACGGAAGACAGTGAAGGGCGGATGACGATGGCATTTAAGGACCTAAAGTTAGTCAATGACCAGATCATCCTTGTCACACCAGTAACCATCGTTCATGAAATCGACCACGAGAGCCCTCTGTATGCCCTTGACCGAAAAGCCGTGGCCAAAGATAACTTCGAGATTTTGGTGACATTTATCTATACTGGCGACTCCACCGGGACTTCTCACCAATCCAGGAGTTCCTACGTTCCCCGAGAAATTCTCTGGGGCCATAGGTTTAATGATGTCTTGGAAGTGAAGAGAAAGTATTACAAAGTGAACTGCTTACAGTTCGAGGGAAGCGTGGAAGTCTATGCTCCCTTTTGCAGCGCCAAGCAACTGGACTGGAAAGACCAGCAGATCCACAACGTGGGAAAAGGCCCACCAGCCCAAGGACCCGGCGCATCAGACACCAAGGTCAGAAGAAGGTCATTTAGCGCAGTTGCCATTGTCAGCAGCTGTGAAAACCCAGAGGAGACCACCACCCCTACCACGGATGAGTGTAAGGAAGCACCTTATCAGAAAGCTCTCCTGACTTTAAATAGAATCTCTGTAGAATCCCAAATGTAG